From Streptomyces griseorubiginosus, one genomic window encodes:
- a CDS encoding SseB family protein: MDTPANDHTATPAQRALDALTQNTEDTTALDTLATSEVLIPVPDDAADEDTTVALPVLEQQDGGAPVVPVFTSETEMAELLPFVSRYRLVPLGALAAQWPDGDLSLSIDASSTHPLTLTSEGVRTLLARPQG; the protein is encoded by the coding sequence ATGGACACACCCGCCAACGACCACACCGCGACACCGGCCCAGCGGGCGCTGGACGCGCTCACGCAGAACACCGAGGACACGACGGCGCTGGACACGCTCGCGACCAGCGAGGTGCTCATTCCGGTTCCCGACGACGCCGCCGACGAGGACACCACCGTGGCGCTGCCCGTGCTGGAACAGCAGGACGGCGGCGCTCCCGTGGTGCCCGTGTTCACCTCCGAGACGGAGATGGCCGAGCTGCTGCCGTTCGTCTCCCGCTACCGTCTGGTGCCGCTCGGCGCGCTCGCCGCGCAGTGGCCCGACGGCGATCTGTCGCTGTCCATCGACGCCAGCTCGACGCATCCGCTGACCCTGACGTCCGAGGGCGTGCGCACGCTGCTGGCGCGGCCGCAGGGCTGA
- a CDS encoding purine-cytosine permease family protein — MTESSGPPDSRSTARQLQVETHGLDVIGDAERKGTPRTLFWPWFGANVSVLGLSYGSFALGFGISFWQALAAGVVGIVFSFLLCGFVAVAGKRGSAPTMVLSRAAYGVRGNRLPSVVSWVLTVGWETVLCALATLATATVFGRLGWGGGTGTQVIALIVVAGLTVVGGVMGFDLIMRLQTVITVVTGVLTVVYVGLVADHIHWSTVSALPAGSAQEFIGALVFMMTGFGLGWVNAAADYSRYLPRTSSSRGVIGWTTFGASVAPLLLLVFGLLLAGSSTKLSAAVAADPIGALTILLPTWFLVPFAVVAVLGLVGGAVLDIYSSGLALLSAGLRIPRPLAALVDGVLMIAGAIYIVFFADDFLGQFMGFLTTLGVPIAAWCGIMLADLALRRRDYDEADLYRPGGRYGDVPPGPLILTVLATALGWGLVTNSAAGWLDWQGYLLDPFGLGGRSGAWAYANLGVLAALAVGFLGTPALGRGRVRAQEDVV, encoded by the coding sequence ATGACAGAGTCCTCGGGTCCCCCCGACAGCAGATCCACCGCCCGGCAGCTCCAGGTGGAGACGCACGGGCTGGACGTGATCGGCGACGCCGAACGCAAGGGCACCCCACGCACCCTGTTCTGGCCGTGGTTCGGCGCCAACGTGTCCGTCCTGGGCCTCAGTTACGGCTCCTTCGCGCTCGGCTTCGGGATCTCCTTCTGGCAGGCACTGGCCGCCGGGGTGGTCGGGATCGTCTTCTCGTTCCTGCTGTGCGGCTTCGTCGCCGTCGCCGGCAAGCGGGGTTCCGCCCCGACGATGGTGCTCAGCCGCGCCGCCTACGGAGTGCGCGGCAACCGGCTGCCGTCGGTCGTCTCCTGGGTGCTCACCGTCGGCTGGGAGACCGTGCTGTGCGCGCTGGCCACCCTGGCCACGGCGACCGTCTTCGGGCGGCTGGGCTGGGGCGGCGGCACCGGGACCCAGGTGATCGCGCTGATCGTGGTCGCGGGGCTGACGGTCGTCGGCGGGGTGATGGGCTTCGACCTGATCATGCGGCTCCAGACCGTGATCACCGTGGTGACGGGCGTCCTGACCGTCGTCTACGTCGGTCTCGTCGCCGACCACATCCACTGGAGCACCGTCAGTGCCCTGCCCGCGGGCTCCGCGCAGGAGTTCATCGGCGCGCTGGTCTTCATGATGACCGGCTTCGGCCTCGGCTGGGTCAACGCCGCCGCCGACTACTCCCGCTATCTGCCCCGGACCTCGTCGAGCCGGGGCGTGATCGGCTGGACCACCTTCGGCGCCTCGGTGGCCCCACTGCTCCTGCTGGTCTTCGGCCTGCTCCTCGCGGGCTCCTCCACCAAGCTCAGCGCCGCCGTCGCCGCCGACCCGATCGGCGCGCTCACGATCCTCCTGCCCACCTGGTTCCTGGTGCCCTTCGCCGTCGTCGCGGTCCTCGGGCTGGTCGGCGGAGCCGTCCTCGACATCTACTCCTCCGGCCTCGCCCTGCTGTCCGCGGGCCTGAGGATCCCGCGCCCGCTGGCCGCGCTCGTCGACGGCGTCCTGATGATCGCCGGCGCTATCTACATCGTGTTCTTCGCCGACGACTTCCTCGGCCAGTTCATGGGCTTCCTCACCACCCTCGGCGTCCCCATCGCCGCCTGGTGCGGGATCATGCTCGCCGACCTCGCCCTGCGCCGCCGCGACTACGACGAGGCCGACCTCTACCGCCCCGGCGGCCGCTACGGCGACGTACCGCCCGGCCCGCTGATCCTCACCGTCCTCGCCACCGCCCTCGGCTGGGGCCTGGTCACCAACTCGGCCGCCGGCTGGCTGGACTGGCAGGGCTATCTCCTGGACCCCTTCGGCCTGGGCGGCAGGTCCGGGGCGTGGGCGTACGCCAACCTCGGCGTGCTGGCCGCGCTCGCGGTCGGCTTCCTCGGCACGCCGGCCCTCGGCCGCGGCCGGGTCCGCGCCCAGGAGGACGTCGTATGA
- a CDS encoding VOC family protein has protein sequence MALRPVQVNIKAVDAPVVGRFWAETLGWTAYSPGVTTYVGPAGGLVWPDPVALGIDVVPVPERKSPTKNRTHLDLATDSPAHQADLVARLRALGARPADVGQGDVPWTVLADPEGNEFCVLEPREVYRDTGPIAAVVVDCVDPRAMASFWGEALDWTLHEVTDDQAVLRSDRGVGPYLEFLRSSDGKPVPDRVHLDLLPYPGDDKAAEVARLRDLGATDLDLGQGDVPWTCLSDPEGHEFCGLALS, from the coding sequence ATGGCGCTGCGACCGGTTCAGGTGAACATCAAGGCTGTCGACGCTCCGGTGGTCGGCCGGTTCTGGGCGGAGACGCTCGGCTGGACGGCGTACAGCCCCGGTGTGACCACCTATGTGGGCCCCGCCGGAGGCCTCGTCTGGCCGGACCCGGTCGCCCTCGGCATCGACGTGGTCCCCGTGCCGGAGCGCAAGTCGCCGACGAAGAACCGCACGCACCTCGACCTGGCGACCGACTCCCCGGCCCACCAGGCGGATTTGGTGGCGCGCCTGAGGGCTCTCGGTGCGAGACCCGCCGATGTGGGCCAGGGGGACGTGCCGTGGACGGTGCTCGCCGACCCGGAGGGCAACGAGTTCTGCGTGCTGGAACCCCGGGAGGTCTACCGGGACACCGGACCGATCGCCGCGGTGGTGGTGGACTGCGTCGATCCGCGCGCCATGGCGAGCTTCTGGGGCGAGGCCCTGGACTGGACCCTGCACGAAGTGACCGACGACCAGGCGGTGTTGCGCTCCGACAGGGGCGTCGGCCCGTATCTCGAGTTCCTGCGCTCGTCCGACGGGAAGCCCGTCCCGGACCGCGTCCATCTCGACCTGCTGCCGTACCCCGGTGACGACAAGGCGGCGGAGGTGGCCCGGCTGCGGGACCTCGGCGCCACCGACCTCGACCTCGGCCAGGGGGACGTCCCCTGGACGTGCCTGTCCGACCCCGAGGGTCATGAGTTCTGCGGTCTGGCCCTGTCCTGA
- a CDS encoding LacI family DNA-binding transcriptional regulator, which yields MTMNNAGGRRRPPTIHDVAREAGVSRGTVSRVLNGGHYVSPAAQEAVNSAIRKTGYVVNRHARSLITGRSDSVGFLLTEPQERFFEDPNFNVLLRGCTQALAAHDIPLLLMLAGTEDERRRIKRFITAGHLDGVLLVTSHSADPVAEELHKAGVPVVQCGKPMRSGSKVSYVAADDRDGARDMVRHLLSRGRRRIGIVTGPLNSPGGVDRLAGYKEVLTEAGVEIDERLVASGDYSRGSGEAATELLLTRAPDMDAVFVASDLMALGALTALRRAGRRVPEDVSVGGFDDSIAATEATPALTTIRQPYDRISAEMVRVLLAQLGGEDPAAVILPTELVRREST from the coding sequence GTGACCATGAACAATGCGGGGGGCCGGCGCAGACCGCCGACGATCCACGACGTGGCACGCGAGGCCGGGGTCTCGCGCGGGACCGTCTCGCGCGTCCTCAACGGCGGGCACTACGTCTCCCCCGCCGCGCAGGAGGCGGTCAACTCCGCCATCCGCAAGACGGGTTACGTCGTCAACCGGCACGCACGCTCACTGATCACCGGACGCTCCGACTCGGTCGGCTTCCTGCTCACGGAGCCCCAGGAGCGGTTCTTCGAGGACCCCAACTTCAACGTCCTGCTGCGCGGCTGCACCCAGGCGCTGGCCGCCCACGACATCCCGCTGCTGCTGATGCTGGCGGGCACCGAGGACGAGCGGCGCCGGATCAAGCGGTTCATCACGGCCGGCCACCTCGACGGGGTGCTGCTGGTGACCAGCCACTCCGCCGACCCGGTGGCCGAGGAGCTGCACAAGGCGGGCGTGCCCGTCGTCCAGTGCGGCAAGCCGATGCGGTCCGGCTCGAAGGTGAGCTATGTGGCGGCGGACGACCGGGACGGCGCCCGTGACATGGTGCGGCACCTGTTGTCGCGGGGCCGTCGCCGGATCGGCATCGTGACGGGACCGCTGAACTCGCCGGGCGGTGTCGACCGCCTCGCCGGTTACAAGGAGGTGCTCACGGAGGCGGGTGTCGAGATCGACGAGCGGCTCGTGGCCTCCGGTGACTACAGCCGGGGCAGCGGGGAGGCGGCCACCGAGCTGCTGCTGACCCGGGCGCCGGACATGGACGCCGTCTTCGTCGCCTCCGACCTCATGGCCCTGGGCGCCCTGACCGCACTGCGCCGCGCGGGCCGCCGGGTCCCCGAGGACGTCTCGGTGGGCGGCTTCGACGACTCCATCGCGGCGACGGAGGCCACCCCGGCCCTCACCACGATCCGCCAGCCCTACGACCGCATCAGCGCCGAGATGGTCCGCGTGCTGCTGGCCCAGCTCGGTGGCGAGGACCCGGCGGCGGTGATCCTTCCTACGGAGCTGGTTCGGAGGGAGTCGACGTGA
- a CDS encoding AraC family transcriptional regulator translates to MEEDRAAEFHSYATVSLEEAHDAIAAHYYDLRLELAGQASQFATRLNLVELGALTVGDVRFGTEMRMSFGEPGVYHVAVPFGGCFSVQEGRGEVEFATSGRALVFDPARNIHIDTWSADCQALTVKVDKAALLRQLEVLLGRSVRRPPRFGPYMDVSRGPGLSWMRLAMWNLLERDVPHGLLSHPMIRGRLEQTLLEGMLLATDHTFREALEAPPPPMRPASVKRVMDAVQELPAEPYDANRLAAIGQVSLRTLQEAFRRHVGMSPMAYVHEVRLQRVHRQLRAAAPGTTTVTDVAHEWGFVHLGRFAHRYRERFGESPSQTLRAV, encoded by the coding sequence GTGGAAGAGGACCGCGCCGCCGAGTTCCACAGCTACGCGACGGTCTCCCTGGAGGAGGCGCACGACGCGATCGCGGCCCACTACTACGACCTGCGGCTCGAACTGGCCGGACAGGCCTCGCAGTTCGCCACGAGGCTCAACCTCGTCGAGCTCGGCGCGCTCACCGTGGGAGACGTGCGGTTCGGCACCGAGATGCGCATGAGCTTCGGCGAACCCGGCGTCTATCACGTCGCCGTGCCCTTCGGCGGCTGCTTCAGCGTCCAAGAAGGGCGTGGAGAGGTGGAGTTCGCCACCAGCGGGCGGGCCCTGGTCTTCGATCCGGCGCGGAACATCCACATCGACACCTGGTCCGCGGACTGCCAGGCCCTCACCGTGAAGGTCGACAAGGCGGCCCTGTTACGGCAGTTGGAGGTGCTGCTCGGCCGGTCGGTGCGCCGTCCGCCGCGCTTCGGGCCGTACATGGACGTCTCCCGCGGGCCGGGGCTGAGCTGGATGCGGCTCGCGATGTGGAACCTGCTGGAGCGGGACGTCCCGCACGGGTTGCTGAGCCACCCCATGATCCGCGGCCGTCTCGAGCAGACCCTCCTGGAGGGGATGCTGCTCGCCACGGACCACACCTTCCGCGAGGCGCTGGAGGCCCCTCCCCCGCCGATGCGTCCGGCGTCGGTCAAGCGGGTCATGGACGCCGTACAGGAACTGCCCGCGGAGCCGTACGACGCGAACCGGCTCGCGGCCATCGGGCAGGTCAGTCTGCGCACCCTGCAGGAAGCTTTCCGCAGGCATGTGGGCATGTCGCCGATGGCCTACGTCCACGAGGTGCGGCTCCAGCGGGTGCACCGGCAGCTGCGGGCGGCGGCGCCGGGAACGACGACCGTGACGGACGTGGCCCACGAGTGGGGGTTCGTCCACCTGGGCCGTTTCGCGCACCGGTACCGGGAGCGCTTCGGGGAGTCGCCCTCGCAGACCCTGCGCGCCGTGTGA
- a CDS encoding VOC family protein: protein MTAGLKTIIYPVKDLAAAKALFSALLGVEPYADEPYYVGFKDAGQDVGLDPNGHARGMTGPVPYWHVDDIRATLAALVAAGAETLQDVQDVGGGKLIAFVKDADGNLVGITQDPQA from the coding sequence ATGACCGCGGGACTCAAGACGATCATCTACCCCGTCAAGGACCTGGCCGCAGCGAAGGCCCTGTTCAGCGCACTGCTGGGGGTGGAGCCCTACGCGGACGAGCCGTACTACGTCGGCTTCAAGGACGCGGGACAGGACGTTGGCCTCGACCCGAACGGACACGCCCGCGGCATGACCGGGCCGGTCCCCTACTGGCACGTGGACGACATCCGGGCGACCCTCGCCGCGCTGGTGGCGGCCGGGGCGGAGACCCTCCAGGACGTCCAGGACGTCGGCGGCGGCAAGCTGATCGCCTTCGTCAAGGACGCGGACGGCAACCTGGTGGGGATCACCCAGGACCCCCAGGCCTGA
- a CDS encoding cysteine hydrolase gives MTRGRLAVIDMQRVFAEPDSPWAAPRYGEAAAGVRRLLPVFADRVTFTRFVAPAEPTGAWRAYYARWPFALQPPDAPLWRLTDDFADRAPHVLDAPTFGKWTPELAALVDPEGRLVLAGVSTDCCVLSTALAAADAGVETWVVSDACAGADDDSHRKALHVMALYGPLIRVATVDEVLAA, from the coding sequence ATGACGAGGGGACGGCTCGCCGTCATCGACATGCAGCGCGTCTTCGCCGAGCCCGACAGCCCCTGGGCGGCCCCGCGCTACGGCGAGGCGGCGGCGGGCGTACGACGGCTGCTGCCGGTTTTCGCCGACCGGGTCACCTTCACCCGCTTCGTCGCCCCCGCCGAGCCCACCGGCGCCTGGCGGGCGTACTACGCGCGGTGGCCCTTCGCTCTCCAGCCGCCGGACGCCCCGCTGTGGCGGCTCACCGACGACTTCGCCGACCGGGCGCCCCACGTGCTGGACGCCCCCACCTTCGGCAAGTGGACCCCGGAACTCGCCGCCCTGGTCGACCCCGAGGGCCGTCTGGTCCTGGCCGGGGTCAGTACCGACTGCTGTGTCCTGTCCACCGCCCTCGCCGCAGCCGACGCCGGGGTCGAGACGTGGGTCGTGTCCGACGCGTGCGCCGGAGCGGACGACGACTCGCACCGCAAGGCGCTGCACGTGATGGCGCTGTACGGTCCGCTGATCCGGGTCGCCACCGTGGACGAAGTGCTCGCCGCCTGA
- a CDS encoding MarR family transcriptional regulator, whose amino-acid sequence MAVNTVGTGLEERWRDILSVHARTICEIDRVLHPHGLGASDFEVLDILATESPREGDQCRVQNLVGRVHLSQSALSRLIGRLEKDGLVERSVCVEDRRGVYVSLTRKGRDLHAEVLPLQREVLSRTLDG is encoded by the coding sequence ATGGCGGTGAACACGGTCGGGACCGGCCTTGAGGAACGGTGGCGGGACATCCTGTCGGTGCACGCGCGCACGATCTGCGAGATCGACCGCGTGCTGCACCCGCACGGGCTGGGCGCGAGCGATTTCGAGGTGCTCGACATCCTCGCCACCGAGTCCCCCCGCGAGGGCGACCAGTGCCGGGTGCAGAACCTCGTCGGCCGGGTGCACCTGAGCCAGAGCGCGCTGTCCCGGCTGATCGGCCGCCTGGAGAAGGACGGCCTCGTGGAGCGCTCGGTGTGCGTGGAGGACCGGCGGGGCGTGTACGTGTCCCTCACCCGCAAGGGCCGCGACCTGCACGCGGAGGTGCTGCCGCTCCAGCGCGAGGTCCTGTCGCGGACGCTGGACGGCTAG
- a CDS encoding GAF and ANTAR domain-containing protein — protein sequence MDWSRFAQQMAAMARDLLAQESVTDTLGRISASATELVEGCTSAGVLVLHDRKVETLTATDQLVIDSDRLQEQLAEGPCFDAARTSLGERTFRISDLTTESERWPVFAPRARALGVGSMMGFLLFTEDDDLGALNLYSHEPGAFTEASELAGWLLASHAAVALSAARTYAQMEQAVATRHVIGEAMGILMGSHRLTEDQAFDVLRRYSQDNNVKLREVARQVCEKGTLD from the coding sequence TTGGACTGGAGTCGGTTCGCCCAGCAGATGGCGGCGATGGCCCGTGATCTTCTGGCGCAGGAGTCGGTGACCGACACCCTGGGCCGGATCAGCGCCTCGGCCACGGAACTCGTGGAGGGCTGCACCTCGGCCGGGGTCCTGGTGCTCCACGACCGGAAGGTGGAGACCCTCACCGCCACGGACCAGCTCGTCATCGACAGCGACCGGTTGCAGGAGCAGCTGGCGGAAGGTCCCTGCTTCGACGCCGCCCGCACCTCCCTGGGCGAACGGACCTTCCGGATCTCCGACCTCACGACGGAGAGCGAGCGATGGCCGGTGTTCGCTCCGCGGGCCCGTGCCCTCGGCGTGGGCAGCATGATGGGGTTCCTGCTGTTCACGGAGGACGACGACCTCGGCGCCCTGAACCTGTACTCGCATGAGCCGGGCGCGTTCACCGAGGCCAGTGAGCTGGCCGGCTGGCTGCTCGCCTCGCACGCGGCGGTCGCCCTGTCCGCCGCCCGCACCTACGCCCAGATGGAGCAGGCCGTCGCGACCCGCCATGTGATCGGTGAGGCGATGGGCATCCTCATGGGCAGCCACCGCCTCACCGAGGACCAGGCCTTCGACGTCCTGCGACGCTATTCGCAGGACAACAACGTCAAGCTCCGTGAGGTGGCCCGCCAGGTCTGCGAGAAGGGCACCCTGGACTGA